The proteins below come from a single Herpetosiphonaceae bacterium genomic window:
- the aroQ gene encoding type II 3-dehydroquinate dehydratase — MRILVLHGPNLNLLGSREPDVYGRMTLADIDAALTQRATELGVAVQTLQSNHEGVLIDALHQEAPHSDGLIINPGAFTHYSYALRDAIAAVKLRTVEVHLSNVYAREPFRHHSVIAPIATGQISGLGWRGYLLALEWLVVSAQPA; from the coding sequence ATGCGTATTCTTGTACTGCACGGGCCGAATCTCAACCTGCTGGGTAGCCGCGAGCCGGATGTCTATGGCCGCATGACGCTGGCGGACATCGACGCGGCGCTGACGCAGCGCGCCACAGAGCTTGGCGTCGCGGTTCAAACGCTCCAATCCAATCACGAGGGCGTGCTGATCGACGCGCTACACCAGGAAGCGCCGCACAGCGATGGGCTGATCATCAATCCGGGCGCGTTCACGCACTACAGCTACGCCCTGCGCGACGCCATCGCCGCCGTCAAGCTGCGGACGGTCGAGGTGCATCTCTCGAACGTGTACGCGCGCGAGCCGTTTCGGCATCACTCGGTGATCGCGCCGATCGCGACGGGCCAGATCAGCGGGCTGGGCTGGCGCGGCTACCTGCTGGCGCTGGAGTGGCTGGTTGTCTCGGCGCAGCCTGCATAA
- a CDS encoding Uma2 family endonuclease produces MATHIRPLLTVADLELMPDDGNRYELLEGELVVSRAPRLTHQRVSGNIFALIRAYLEQHPIGEVFATAGVMFDQFSSVIPDLVFVSHARQAEIVVDDRFIGGPELVIEILSPGEDNARRDRVTKRQIYGRFGVDEYWIVDPEQQIIGVYQLDDTVLELRVTVTRHDALMSNVLPGFLCRARDMFRR; encoded by the coding sequence ATGGCAACACACATCCGTCCTCTGCTGACGGTGGCCGATCTAGAGCTGATGCCGGATGACGGCAATCGCTATGAGCTATTGGAAGGAGAGCTTGTCGTGTCGCGCGCGCCGCGCCTCACGCATCAGCGTGTTTCGGGCAACATCTTTGCCTTGATCCGCGCCTATCTTGAGCAGCACCCGATCGGCGAGGTGTTTGCAACAGCCGGCGTCATGTTCGATCAGTTTAGCAGCGTGATCCCCGATCTGGTCTTCGTGAGTCACGCGCGACAGGCGGAGATTGTCGTCGACGATCGTTTTATCGGCGGGCCGGAGCTGGTGATTGAGATTCTATCGCCGGGCGAGGACAACGCGCGCCGGGATCGCGTGACGAAACGGCAGATTTACGGTCGCTTCGGCGTCGATGAGTACTGGATCGTCGATCCAGAGCAACAGATCATTGGGGTATATCAACTGGACGATACAGTGCTTGAGCTTCGGGTAACGGTTACGCGGCACGATGCGCTGATGTCGAACGTGCTGCCCGGCTTTCTCTGTCGAGCAAGAGATATGTTCAGGCGCTAA
- a CDS encoding aminotransferase class III-fold pyridoxal phosphate-dependent enzyme has product MSIEAEYRARHPRSAALYDEALQHFPSGVTHDGRYMRPFPLAIERAAGAYKWDVDGHQLIDYWQGHGALLLGHSHPAIVAAVQEQAARGTHYGGNHALEIAWAAAVKRCFPQIERLRFTASGTEATLLALRLARAYTRKPVIVRFAGHFHGWHDLLAQDAADKVLPGTLAALSSGLLVLPSALDELERTLAERDDIAAVVLEPSGASYGTQPLPDEFLSEVRDLTARRDVLLICDEVVTGFRVAPGGVQQRAGVEADLTALAKIVAGGLAGGAVGGRAEILQHIAFGDAAWDATQKIVHQGTYNANPLSAAAGCAALEIVRTGEPQRQASAMARRLREGLNDLFRQRRLRGCAAYGDASIVHVILGAASAFPAGELPADLALAELKRGGNPRWTALFRPALLNQGVDLMRGKSAFVSAAHTPADIDRTIAACDAALSDVTNALT; this is encoded by the coding sequence ATGTCAATCGAAGCCGAATACCGCGCGCGTCATCCACGCTCCGCCGCGCTCTACGACGAGGCGCTCCAGCATTTTCCGAGCGGCGTCACCCACGACGGGCGCTACATGCGACCGTTTCCGCTCGCGATCGAGCGGGCAGCGGGCGCGTACAAATGGGACGTCGACGGCCACCAGTTGATCGACTACTGGCAGGGCCACGGCGCGCTGCTGCTGGGCCACAGCCACCCGGCGATCGTCGCGGCGGTGCAGGAGCAGGCGGCGCGCGGCACGCACTACGGCGGGAATCACGCGCTTGAGATCGCGTGGGCCGCGGCGGTCAAGCGCTGCTTCCCGCAGATCGAGCGGCTGCGCTTCACGGCGTCGGGCACGGAGGCCACGCTCCTGGCGCTGCGGCTGGCACGGGCCTACACGCGCAAGCCGGTGATTGTGCGCTTCGCGGGCCACTTCCACGGCTGGCACGATCTGCTGGCCCAGGACGCCGCCGATAAAGTCCTGCCCGGCACGCTGGCGGCGCTCTCGTCCGGGCTGCTCGTGCTGCCGTCCGCGCTCGACGAGCTTGAGCGAACGCTGGCCGAGCGCGACGACATCGCGGCGGTGGTGCTTGAGCCGTCGGGCGCGAGCTACGGCACGCAGCCGCTCCCCGACGAGTTTCTGAGCGAGGTGCGCGATCTGACGGCGCGGCGCGACGTGCTGCTGATCTGCGATGAGGTGGTGACGGGCTTTCGGGTCGCGCCCGGCGGCGTGCAGCAGCGGGCCGGAGTGGAGGCCGATCTGACGGCGCTGGCGAAGATCGTGGCGGGCGGCTTAGCGGGCGGCGCGGTTGGCGGGCGGGCCGAAATCTTGCAGCATATCGCGTTTGGCGATGCCGCCTGGGACGCCACGCAGAAGATCGTCCACCAGGGCACCTACAACGCCAATCCGCTCTCGGCGGCGGCTGGCTGCGCGGCGCTGGAGATCGTGCGGACGGGCGAGCCGCAGCGCCAGGCGTCGGCGATGGCCCGGCGGCTGCGCGAAGGACTCAACGACCTGTTTCGCCAGCGCCGCCTGCGCGGCTGCGCGGCCTACGGCGATGCCTCGATCGTTCATGTGATACTCGGCGCCGCGAGCGCCTTTCCTGCGGGCGAGCTACCCGCCGATCTCGCGCTGGCCGAGCTCAAGCGCGGCGGCAATCCGCGCTGGACGGCGCTCTTCCGACCGGCGCTGCTCAACCAGGGCGTGGACCTGATGCGCGGCAAGAGCGCCTTCGTCTCGGCGGCACACACGCCCGCCGACATCGACCGGACGATCGCCGCGTGCGACGCAGCGCTCAGCGACGTGACCAACGCGCTGACCTGA
- the xseA gene encoding exodeoxyribonuclease VII large subunit, protein MHILSISDLTDYLTHMLEADPILSDVWVEGEVSNWSRASSGHCYWTLREGDAQLQAVCWRQQALRQPRLPSSGEQVLVHGHVSFWAGSGRLQLYVDLIRPAGIGILHAQVEALKQRLEAEGLFDVGRKRPIPALPRRIGVVTSPRGAALRDILTVLRQRWPLCEVILAPAQVQGEAAPESLVEALYNLYGVDLDLIIVARGGGSIEDLWAFNDEVVARAIFASPVPVITGVGHETDTTVVDYVADVRAATPSVAAALATPNIAELRSELQTTTDQLHAGISQQVAQARDTLAHTARRLQRLAPQARLDRDGQRLEQLGARLKRTLSTSLAFQTLHLRGLRQQLDMLNPRATLARGYAVVRRPDGTVVLNPATVADGDELLLELRDGMLGARVERGIEPTR, encoded by the coding sequence ATGCATATTTTGTCGATTTCTGATCTCACGGACTACCTCACACATATGCTGGAGGCTGATCCGATCCTGAGCGATGTGTGGGTCGAAGGCGAGGTTTCCAACTGGAGCCGCGCGTCGTCGGGGCACTGCTACTGGACGCTTCGTGAGGGCGACGCGCAGCTTCAGGCGGTCTGCTGGCGACAGCAGGCGCTACGCCAGCCGCGACTCCCATCCAGCGGCGAGCAGGTGCTCGTTCACGGGCATGTCTCCTTCTGGGCAGGCAGCGGCAGGCTCCAGCTCTACGTCGATCTGATCCGTCCCGCCGGGATCGGCATTCTGCACGCGCAGGTCGAGGCGCTCAAGCAGCGGCTGGAGGCGGAGGGCCTGTTCGATGTCGGGCGGAAGCGTCCGATCCCGGCGCTGCCACGGCGCATCGGCGTCGTGACATCGCCCAGGGGCGCGGCGCTGCGTGATATTTTGACTGTGCTGCGCCAGCGCTGGCCGCTCTGCGAGGTGATCCTTGCTCCCGCGCAGGTGCAGGGCGAGGCCGCGCCCGAAAGCCTGGTCGAGGCGCTCTACAACCTCTACGGCGTCGATCTCGATCTGATCATTGTCGCGCGCGGCGGCGGCTCGATCGAGGACCTGTGGGCGTTCAACGACGAGGTGGTCGCCCGCGCGATCTTCGCCAGCCCCGTGCCGGTCATTACGGGCGTGGGCCACGAGACGGATACCACGGTGGTCGACTATGTCGCCGATGTGCGCGCGGCAACGCCCTCGGTCGCGGCGGCGCTGGCGACGCCCAACATCGCCGAGCTGCGCAGCGAGCTTCAGACGACGACCGATCAGCTTCATGCGGGTATCAGCCAGCAGGTCGCGCAGGCCCGTGATACGCTGGCGCATACCGCGCGGCGCTTGCAGCGGCTCGCGCCACAGGCGCGGCTGGACCGCGACGGGCAGCGGCTGGAGCAGCTTGGCGCGCGGCTGAAGCGTACGCTAAGCACCAGCCTGGCCTTTCAAACGCTCCATCTGCGCGGCCTGCGCCAGCAGCTCGACATGCTGAACCCACGGGCGACGCTGGCGCGCGGCTACGCGGTTGTTCGGCGGCCCGACGGCACGGTGGTGCTGAATCCGGCCACGGTTGCCGACGGCGACGAGCTGCTGCTTGAGCTACGCGACGGCATGCTTGGCGCGCGCGTCGAACGTGGGATCGAGCCGACCCGTTAA
- a CDS encoding PhoX family phosphatase, with amino-acid sequence MSENDSSNSLWHQLLESRISRRTALKGSVAAAGASLLPISLQTAAAAPGEAPSRPNRGSAANTRPPFRPIRPSTADDLVLPRGYRYDILRIYGDMIAQDQPFGYNADFTAFMPIDWPEGGQSSTDGLLWVNHEYVNPLLMYGYAGGPKTPEQIRIERTAVGGSIFRVQRQRNGRWMFVEDRHNRRVTGYTRCLLTGPAAGSPGVFGATEVFGSVGNCSGGVTPWGTVLTCEENVDEYGAPVTVPFGNGWDSSYVKEHQGWVTEIDPYDPAHTPLKRTAMGRIRHENVALRLSKNNRVVAYMGDDKADSCVYKFVSDGSYDPKNREANLRLLETGKLYVADFQNGRWLLLDYATQRALQTARNADGSALFRGQADVLLDARAAALALRATPVDRPEDLEVHPLTGHVYIALTNNSAHGNFHGQIVRLMEDKDDPEGTSFQWEFFAVGGPQSGFSSPDNLAFDPYGNLWMVTDISSNRIAKGIYSFQGNNAMFFFATEGANAGKAVQFASGPNECELTGPYWTPDGTTMFLSIQHPGEESTGFDKLTSHWPNLNGDPVPRPGVVAITGFPGWRRR; translated from the coding sequence ATGTCGGAAAACGATTCGTCCAACAGCCTATGGCATCAGCTCCTGGAATCGCGCATCTCACGTCGGACCGCCCTAAAAGGCAGCGTGGCCGCTGCTGGCGCAAGCCTCCTGCCGATCAGCCTTCAGACCGCCGCAGCCGCACCAGGCGAGGCTCCCAGTCGGCCTAACCGGGGCAGCGCGGCCAACACTCGCCCGCCGTTCAGACCTATTCGCCCCAGCACCGCCGACGATCTGGTGCTGCCGCGCGGCTACCGCTACGACATCCTGCGGATCTACGGCGATATGATCGCGCAGGACCAGCCCTTTGGCTACAACGCCGACTTCACGGCGTTCATGCCGATCGACTGGCCGGAGGGCGGCCAATCCTCCACGGATGGCCTGCTGTGGGTCAACCACGAGTATGTCAATCCGCTGCTGATGTATGGTTACGCGGGCGGTCCCAAGACGCCGGAGCAGATCCGCATCGAGCGCACCGCTGTCGGCGGCTCGATCTTTCGCGTGCAGCGCCAGCGCAATGGCCGCTGGATGTTCGTCGAAGATCGGCACAATCGCCGCGTGACGGGCTACACCCGCTGTCTGCTGACGGGTCCCGCCGCTGGCTCGCCCGGCGTCTTTGGCGCGACCGAGGTCTTTGGCAGCGTGGGCAACTGCTCCGGCGGCGTGACGCCCTGGGGCACGGTGCTGACCTGCGAGGAGAACGTCGACGAGTATGGCGCTCCGGTGACGGTGCCCTTCGGCAACGGCTGGGACAGCAGCTACGTCAAAGAGCACCAGGGCTGGGTTACGGAGATCGATCCCTACGACCCGGCGCACACGCCGCTCAAGCGCACCGCGATGGGCCGCATCCGCCACGAGAACGTTGCGCTCCGCCTCAGCAAGAACAATCGCGTGGTGGCGTATATGGGCGACGACAAGGCCGACTCGTGCGTCTATAAGTTTGTGAGCGACGGCTCCTACGATCCCAAGAACCGCGAGGCCAACCTGCGCCTGCTCGAAACCGGCAAGCTCTACGTCGCCGATTTCCAGAACGGCAGGTGGCTGCTGCTCGACTACGCCACCCAAAGGGCGCTGCAAACGGCGAGGAATGCCGACGGCTCGGCGCTCTTCAGGGGACAGGCGGATGTGCTGCTGGATGCTCGCGCCGCTGCCCTGGCATTGCGCGCAACGCCCGTCGATCGGCCCGAAGACCTTGAGGTTCACCCGCTCACCGGCCATGTCTATATCGCGCTGACCAATAACTCGGCGCACGGCAACTTCCACGGCCAGATCGTGCGGCTGATGGAGGACAAGGACGATCCCGAAGGAACGTCCTTCCAGTGGGAGTTCTTCGCTGTCGGCGGCCCGCAGAGCGGCTTTTCGTCGCCCGACAACCTGGCCTTCGATCCTTACGGCAATCTGTGGATGGTCACGGATATTTCGTCCAACCGCATCGCCAAGGGCATCTACTCCTTCCAGGGCAACAACGCAATGTTTTTCTTCGCCACCGAGGGTGCCAACGCGGGCAAGGCGGTGCAGTTCGCCTCCGGCCCGAACGAGTGCGAGCTGACGGGGCCGTACTGGACGCCCGACGGCACGACGATGTTCCTCTCGATCCAGCATCCCGGCGAGGAGTCGACCGGCTTCGATAAGCTGACGAGCCACTGGCCGAATCTTAACGGCGATCCGGTACCGCGTCCCGGCGTGGTGGCGATCACCGGCTTCCCCGGCTGGCGCAGACGCTAG
- the accB gene encoding acetyl-CoA carboxylase biotin carboxyl carrier protein, protein MADADRNDALLTDEVRDLVALIKDTDIAEVLIERGDAKLHIKRAVPQATLAPQVVIPAQQVPTAVVMPAAANGTVMHESAAVPEEFSGHTVTAPMVGTFYMTPAPKDPPYVQVGDEVKPGDVLGIIEAMKIMNEIECEVHGRVKKIIAEHGQPVEYGQTLMLIELM, encoded by the coding sequence ATGGCTGATGCGGATCGCAACGACGCCCTTTTGACCGATGAAGTGCGAGATCTGGTCGCACTGATCAAAGATACCGATATTGCCGAGGTGCTGATCGAGCGCGGCGATGCCAAACTGCATATCAAGCGCGCGGTGCCCCAGGCCACGCTCGCGCCGCAGGTCGTGATCCCTGCCCAGCAGGTGCCCACTGCCGTCGTGATGCCTGCCGCAGCCAACGGCACGGTGATGCACGAGAGCGCAGCGGTGCCGGAGGAATTCTCCGGCCACACCGTCACCGCGCCGATGGTCGGTACGTTCTACATGACGCCTGCGCCGAAAGATCCGCCCTACGTGCAGGTGGGCGATGAGGTCAAGCCAGGCGATGTGCTGGGCATCATCGAGGCGATGAAGATCATGAACGAGATCGAGTGCGAGGTGCATGGTCGCGTGAAGAAGATCATCGCCGAGCATGGGCAGCCCGTCGAGTACGGGCAGACGCTCATGCTGATCGAGCTGATGTAG
- a CDS encoding glycosyltransferase family 39 protein — MQLRTRYTLPEQRVRYAPLIVLFLLALGLRSYRLEWNPIWLDEAYGYQLGHQGIGGIIGNTLVNVHPPLYTILQWLASGLDTLHSEWGWRWPSVVLGAATVPVIYLLARTLTDVWSAVIAGFLAVLTPTHIFFSQESRPYALITFLAALTMLLLHLRLRYGNRSLWGIYTALCILGLWSNYSFALIVSVQVLYLAYSLRQWRSLLIHIGLLTLFFLPFLLIAVSPLSQELDNYRATQPLTLTHTIQAVLAGEPLRYKVFWAHTWLPLVFGGLALLGLPAAVRSWSSSPAAYHWLQVLLPPIGFFGIAVPLFGIMLPVFEAKQFVVLLPSVFVLLAVGIHRLRQIRPAWLHGLALLGICAVIIAGNLLALQRYWTITKSPEGLAVLALRERMQPDDAIVSLHYSVDAVLSFYLPQATVYTKPGRDGDTYRFSRSLSILIGDRQKITRPATVATIRQHRRFWLLRLEADDRPLIGDLTQGCTTSVAQRYDPFQLLLVECP; from the coding sequence TTGCAGCTTCGTACTCGCTATACACTACCTGAGCAGCGCGTGCGCTATGCTCCGCTGATCGTCCTGTTCCTCTTAGCGCTCGGACTTCGCAGCTATCGTCTGGAGTGGAATCCGATCTGGCTCGACGAAGCCTACGGCTATCAACTGGGCCATCAGGGGATCGGGGGAATCATCGGCAATACGCTGGTCAACGTACATCCGCCGCTCTATACTATCCTTCAATGGCTGGCGTCCGGCCTTGACACCCTTCACTCCGAGTGGGGCTGGCGCTGGCCTTCGGTTGTGCTGGGCGCTGCGACGGTGCCCGTGATCTATCTCCTGGCACGAACCCTCACCGACGTGTGGAGCGCTGTGATTGCCGGTTTCCTGGCTGTGCTCACCCCGACCCACATCTTCTTCAGCCAGGAGTCGCGGCCCTACGCGCTGATCACTTTCCTTGCAGCGCTCACCATGCTGCTCCTACATCTTCGCCTGCGCTACGGCAACCGCTCGCTCTGGGGCATCTACACCGCGCTCTGTATTCTTGGCCTCTGGTCGAACTATAGCTTCGCGCTGATCGTCAGCGTCCAGGTGCTCTACCTGGCCTATAGCCTGCGCCAGTGGCGCTCGCTGCTGATCCATATCGGCCTGCTGACGCTGTTCTTCCTGCCGTTCTTGCTGATCGCGGTCAGCCCCCTGTCGCAGGAGTTGGACAATTATCGAGCCACGCAGCCGTTGACGCTGACGCACACGATCCAGGCCGTGCTTGCCGGAGAGCCGCTGCGCTACAAAGTATTTTGGGCGCATACATGGCTTCCGCTGGTCTTCGGCGGCCTTGCCCTGCTGGGACTACCCGCCGCAGTTCGATCGTGGAGCTCCTCGCCTGCCGCCTACCACTGGCTGCAAGTGCTGCTGCCGCCGATCGGCTTTTTCGGCATCGCCGTGCCGCTCTTCGGGATTATGCTGCCGGTCTTCGAGGCCAAGCAATTTGTCGTGCTGCTGCCTTCGGTCTTCGTCCTGCTGGCGGTCGGCATCCATCGGCTGCGGCAGATCCGCCCGGCCTGGCTCCACGGGCTGGCGCTGCTCGGTATCTGCGCCGTGATCATCGCGGGCAATCTGCTTGCCTTGCAGCGCTACTGGACCATCACCAAAAGCCCGGAAGGGCTGGCCGTACTGGCGCTGCGCGAGCGCATGCAGCCGGACGATGCGATTGTGAGCCTGCATTATTCGGTAGACGCCGTGCTGAGCTTCTACCTGCCTCAGGCCACCGTCTATACCAAGCCAGGGCGGGACGGCGATACCTACCGCTTCTCGCGGTCGCTCTCGATCTTGATCGGCGATCGGCAAAAGATCACCCGGCCCGCGACGGTTGCAACGATTCGCCAGCATCGGCGCTTCTGGCTGCTGCGGCTTGAGGCCGATGACCGGCCACTCATCGGCGATCTCACCCAGGGCTGTACGACCAGCGTGGCCCAGCGGTACGATCCATTTCAACTGCTGCTGGTGGAGTGCCCGTGA
- the lgt gene encoding prolipoprotein diacylglyceryl transferase, with translation MYPPDDQFLIKELFGLFSVRWYAVCILGGAILAAWFGARRVAARGHDPEHAWNLLALGLITSIICARAWYVAFEWGMFEARRDQYSSVWRWLVFDVMNPATGGIAIQGAIVGAVIGAFIYTRWNGLDFLRWIDFGAPCMAIGQAIGRWGNFFNQEAYGRPMATPQPWGLRIDEGFRVEAFPASEYPVETTRFHPAFLYESLWNVFVLIALLAIERRFERWLRKGDLFLLYGIIYSIGRFFVEGLRTDSLCLSGVGGSCEGSLRAAQVTALVTIAIFGAILAARHLRQPTTPKTPPPALAD, from the coding sequence ATGTATCCACCCGACGATCAATTTCTGATTAAAGAACTATTTGGACTCTTTTCGGTCCGCTGGTACGCGGTCTGTATCCTGGGCGGCGCGATCCTGGCGGCCTGGTTCGGCGCGCGGCGCGTGGCGGCGCGCGGCCACGATCCCGAACATGCCTGGAATCTGCTGGCGCTGGGGCTGATCACCAGCATCATCTGCGCGCGCGCCTGGTACGTCGCCTTTGAGTGGGGAATGTTTGAGGCACGGAGAGATCAGTACAGTAGCGTCTGGCGCTGGCTCGTCTTCGATGTGATGAATCCGGCCACGGGCGGCATTGCGATCCAGGGCGCGATCGTCGGCGCGGTGATCGGCGCGTTTATCTACACCCGCTGGAATGGCCTCGATTTTCTGCGCTGGATCGACTTCGGCGCGCCCTGCATGGCAATTGGGCAGGCGATCGGGCGCTGGGGCAACTTCTTCAACCAGGAGGCGTACGGTCGTCCGATGGCGACGCCGCAGCCGTGGGGCCTGCGCATCGACGAGGGGTTTCGCGTGGAAGCGTTTCCGGCCAGCGAGTATCCGGTCGAAACCACGCGCTTTCACCCGGCGTTTCTATATGAGTCGCTGTGGAACGTGTTTGTGCTGATCGCGCTGCTGGCGATCGAGCGGCGCTTCGAGCGCTGGCTGCGCAAGGGCGATCTTTTTCTGCTCTACGGCATCATCTACTCGATCGGGCGCTTCTTCGTGGAAGGGCTGCGCACCGATAGCCTGTGTCTGAGCGGCGTCGGCGGCTCGTGCGAAGGCTCGCTCCGCGCGGCGCAGGTGACGGCGCTTGTGACGATCGCGATCTTCGGCGCGATTCTGGCCGCGCGCCATCTACGACAGCCGACAACGCCGAAAACGCCGCCACCGGCGCTGGCGGACTAA
- the xseB gene encoding exodeoxyribonuclease VII small subunit, translated as MPRKTSPAGDATPSYEALIERLQQVVERLETGELPLAEALALYEEGVALSTRCQQLLDAAELRIQQLSVGADGIDIVPWTDE; from the coding sequence GTGCCACGAAAAACATCTCCAGCCGGAGACGCAACACCCAGCTACGAGGCGCTTATCGAGCGCTTGCAGCAGGTGGTGGAGCGGCTTGAGACAGGCGAGCTACCGCTGGCCGAAGCGCTGGCGCTTTACGAGGAAGGTGTAGCGCTCTCGACACGCTGCCAACAACTGCTTGACGCAGCCGAGCTACGCATTCAACAGCTCTCAGTTGGCGCGGATGGAATCGACATTGTGCCCTGGACCGACGAGTAA
- a CDS encoding aminopeptidase P family protein gives MQHRLERLRQALQEHQLDALIVTNPMNRRYLSGFTGSAGVLLITADRALLMSDFRYEAQARNEAPNFEFRLVTGEAAITKDLPGLLHELGIQKLGFEAATVNVAQFNGWRKELASAGAQVTLYETEGLVEQLRRSKDPVEIELLRRAVAVGDEAFAAIRPLLRPTMREREVAWELEKAMRERGAEGLAFDIIVAGGDNGSRPHARAGDDELGVGRPIVMDFGARVDGYHGDMTRTVILGEADEQFWTIYNTVLEAQQRAAASIRAGMTGPQADAIARDYIAAAGYGEAFGHSLGHGVGLAIHEDPRLSYLREDILPAGAVVSVEPGIYLPGWGGVRIEDLVVITESGVEVLTQSSKDPVVAI, from the coding sequence ATGCAACATCGTCTCGAACGTCTCCGTCAGGCACTTCAAGAGCATCAGCTCGACGCGCTGATTGTTACCAATCCAATGAATCGGCGTTACCTCAGCGGTTTCACCGGCTCGGCTGGCGTGCTGCTGATCACCGCCGACCGTGCGCTGCTGATGAGCGACTTTCGCTACGAGGCGCAGGCCAGGAACGAAGCGCCCAATTTCGAGTTTCGGCTGGTGACGGGCGAGGCCGCGATTACCAAAGATCTGCCGGGGCTGCTCCACGAGCTAGGCATCCAGAAGCTCGGCTTCGAGGCCGCAACCGTCAACGTGGCGCAGTTCAACGGCTGGCGCAAGGAGCTAGCCTCGGCGGGCGCTCAGGTGACGCTCTACGAGACAGAGGGGCTGGTCGAGCAGCTTCGGCGGAGCAAAGATCCGGTAGAGATCGAGCTGCTGCGCCGCGCGGTTGCCGTCGGCGACGAGGCGTTTGCCGCGATCCGCCCGCTGCTGCGCCCCACGATGCGCGAGCGCGAGGTTGCCTGGGAGCTGGAAAAAGCGATGCGCGAGCGCGGCGCGGAGGGCCTGGCCTTCGACATCATCGTCGCGGGCGGCGATAACGGCTCGCGGCCTCATGCTCGCGCTGGCGACGACGAGCTTGGCGTCGGGCGTCCGATCGTGATGGACTTCGGCGCGCGCGTGGACGGCTACCACGGCGATATGACGCGGACCGTCATCCTGGGCGAGGCAGACGAGCAGTTCTGGACGATCTACAACACCGTCCTGGAAGCGCAGCAGCGCGCTGCTGCGTCGATTCGCGCGGGTATGACCGGGCCTCAGGCCGACGCGATTGCGCGAGACTATATCGCCGCGGCAGGCTACGGCGAGGCGTTCGGGCACAGCCTGGGCCACGGCGTTGGCCTCGCGATCCACGAAGATCCGCGTCTTTCGTATCTGCGCGAGGACATCCTGCCCGCAGGCGCGGTCGTCTCGGTCGAGCCGGGCATCTACCTGCCGGGCTGGGGCGGCGTGCGCATCGAAGATCTCGTCGTGATCACGGAGAGCGGCGTCGAGGTGCTGACACAATCGAGCAAAGATCCGGTCGTGGCAATCTAA
- the efp gene encoding elongation factor P, whose amino-acid sequence MVDTGSMKKGITIILDGELYKVLEHEHNKQGRGTANVRLTLRNVRSGATIVKTVMAGERFQQARLENKKVQYLYRDGDDFFFMDQETFEQPQVGADIIGDAAKYMKEGLEMELLTYGDEVLDVSLPTAVELTITDTEPNYRGDTTTGGKPATLETGAVTQVPFFVERGEVIRVDTRTGAYIERVS is encoded by the coding sequence ATGGTCGATACCGGCAGCATGAAAAAAGGCATCACGATCATTCTGGATGGTGAGCTATACAAAGTGCTGGAGCATGAGCATAACAAGCAGGGACGCGGCACCGCGAACGTTCGTCTGACGCTGCGCAACGTTCGCAGCGGCGCGACGATCGTCAAGACGGTGATGGCCGGTGAGCGCTTCCAGCAGGCGCGTCTGGAGAACAAAAAGGTACAGTATCTCTACCGCGACGGCGACGATTTCTTCTTCATGGACCAGGAAACCTTCGAGCAGCCCCAGGTCGGCGCCGACATCATCGGCGACGCGGCCAAGTACATGAAGGAAGGGCTGGAGATGGAACTGCTGACCTACGGCGACGAGGTGCTGGACGTGTCGCTGCCCACGGCGGTCGAGCTGACGATCACCGACACCGAGCCGAACTATCGCGGCGATACCACCACCGGCGGCAAGCCCGCGACGCTTGAGACGGGCGCTGTCACGCAGGTTCCCTTCTTCGTCGAGCGCGGCGAGGTCATTCGGGTCGATACCCGCACGGGCGCATACATCGAGCGCGTCAGCTAA
- a CDS encoding GNAT family N-acetyltransferase, whose product MLETRRTIIRPYTEADIDRVMPIFTDPTTMVFWPQPFTADAVAAWVRRSIELFATAGIGRMLVEHRETGAPMGDCGIVQAEINGQQEYDLGYIIDHRFWRQGYGTECARACLDDGIQRLGLKRVVANMPHDHTASMRVAEKLGMQREATFHNPRNRNILTYLYAINL is encoded by the coding sequence ATGCTCGAAACCCGACGCACGATCATTCGCCCATACACCGAGGCCGATATTGACCGTGTCATGCCGATCTTCACCGATCCGACGACGATGGTCTTCTGGCCGCAGCCATTCACCGCCGATGCCGTCGCCGCGTGGGTCCGACGCAGTATCGAGTTGTTTGCTACGGCTGGCATCGGTCGTATGCTCGTCGAGCATCGAGAGACGGGCGCGCCGATGGGGGATTGTGGGATCGTTCAGGCCGAGATCAACGGGCAACAGGAGTACGACCTTGGCTATATTATCGACCATCGCTTCTGGCGGCAGGGCTACGGCACGGAGTGTGCCCGCGCCTGTCTGGACGACGGCATCCAGCGCCTTGGGCTGAAACGAGTGGTCGCCAACATGCCGCACGACCACACGGCCTCGATGCGCGTGGCAGAGAAGCTCGGCATGCAGCGCGAGGCCACCTTTCACAATCCGCGTAACCGTAACATTCTGACCTACCTGTACGCGATCAATCTGTGA